The Daucus carota subsp. sativus chromosome 2, DH1 v3.0, whole genome shotgun sequence genome includes a window with the following:
- the LOC108207466 gene encoding UDP-glucose iridoid glucosyltransferase-like, with amino-acid sequence MENQEPSKRPTVVIVSGPFQGHLSPMLDLGNVLYSKGFGVIFAHTVFNAPDPSKQPDLIFLPMQENLADHQILPGDIIALVNILNKNCEEPLKKGLSEIMNRLEPENQVVCIICDMFMYFSESVARDLKLQCMIFRTSSASSALAYHALSRLQTEGYIPRKDSALDDVVPGLPLLRFRDIPTADMGTLQDAIDLTDNICNTRTSSAIICNTVDYLEPDEIVQFQHIYPVHYFPIGPLHMIAPTSSSSLLEADTNCLIWLDKQAPRSVIYVSVGSLAILEKEELAEMAWGLASSNHPFLWVVRSDAVPESEWADLIPEGFMETVGERGCIVKWAPQKEVLGHNAVGGFWSHCGWNSTLESISAGVPMICWPCFSDQKVNSRYLSHVWKVGLELDHKLERGVIKESMQRLMAGKEGEEIRVRANDMQHKMKMSVSEGGLSYASLSDLVDFILSF; translated from the exons atggaaaatcaagaaccaagTAAACGGCCTACTGTGGTGATCGTATCAGGTCCTTTTCAGGGACACCTCAGTCCCATGCTCGACCTGGGAAATGTCCTTTATTCCAAGGGATTTGGAGTCATATTCGCGCACACTGTCTTCAACGCTCCTGATCCGTCTAAGCAACCAGATTTGATCTTCTTGCCAATGCAAGAGAACTTGGCTGACCACCAGATCTTACCAGGGGATATTATTGCCCTTGTAAATATTCTTAACAAGAATTGCGAAGAGCCACTGAAGAAAGGCTTGTCAGAGATCATGAATCGACTGGAGCCAGAAAATCAAGTCGTGTGCATTATATGTGACatgtttatgtacttctccgaATCTGTGGCTAGAGATCTGAAGCTACAATGCATGATTTTTCGAACAAGTAGTGCTTCGTCTGCTTTAGCTTACCATGCTCTTTCTAGATTACAAACAGAAGGTTATATTCCTCGCAAAG ACTCAGCATTGGATGACGTGGTGCCAGGGCTTCCACTTCTAAGGTTTAGAGATATACCGACAGCGGATATGGGAACTTTACAAGATGCCATAGACCTTACAGATAACATATGCAACACAAGAACTTCATCAGCAATCATCTGCAACACGGTTGATTATCTAGAACCAGATGAGATAGTTCAGTTCCAACACATTTATCCGGTCCATTACTTTCCTATAGGCCCTTTACACATGATAGCTCCAACCTCATCTAGCAGCTTGCTAGAGGCAGATACAAACTGCTTAATATGGCTAGACAAACAGGCTCCGCGCTCAGTTATCTATGTTAGCGTAGGGAGTCTAGCAATATTGGAGAAGGAAGAGCTAGCGGAGATGGCATGGGGGCTGGCCAGCAGCAATCATCCCTTCTTGTGGGTCGTGAGGTCAGATGCAGTTCCAGAATCCGAATGGGCAGACCTGATCCCGGAAGGTTTTATGGAGACAGTTGGAGAAAGAGGATGTATCGTGAAGTGGGCTCCTCAAAAGGAAGTCTTGGGACATAATGCAGTGGGAGGGTTTTGGAGCCATTGTGGCTGGAATTCTACACTGGAAAGTATTAGTGCAGGGGTACCAATGATTTGCTGGCCTTGTTTTTCAGACCAAAAGGTGAATTCAAGGTATTTGAGCCATGTTTGGAAGGTTGGACTAGAATTGGATCATAAGTTAGAAAGAGGGGTCATAAAAGAATCTATGCAAAGACTAATGGCGGGTAAAGAAGGTGAGGAAATCAGAGTTAGAGCAAATGATATGCAACATAAGATGAAGATGAGTGTGAGTGAGGGTGGATTGTCATATGCTTCATTAAGTGATTTAGTAGATTTTATTTTGTCATTTTAA
- the LOC135150631 gene encoding UDP-glucose iridoid glucosyltransferase-like — protein MENQVTQRRPHVVLVPAPLQGHLSPMLELGTLLHSKGFSIIIAHAIFNSPDPSNHPEFTFLPIPDNLSAGNAAPANLLTLITTMNSNCEAPLREILAQLMNKNEQHDQICCIVYDMIMYCSGAVAEQLQLPCMILRTSSASAAVAYESLPRLYAEGYIPLQDSKLQDVVPWLPPLRFKDLATADMGNIEDILEISAITNNTRNAIALIWNTVDHLEHTALAQIQEIYPLKFFPVGPIHKMAPPTSTSLLEADINCMAWLDKQAPHSVIYVSIGSIAIMEETELAEIAWGLANSNQPFLWVVRPGSVSGSEWIELLPEGFKEAVGERGCIVKWTPQRKVLAHVAVGGFWSHCGWNSTLESISEGVPMICRPCFADQNISARYLSELWKVGLHMDGQLDRVKIATTIKRLMVDEEGKEIRQNAKSMKEKTNLSVSKGGSSYSSLNELAELIL, from the exons ATGGAAAACCAAGTAACACAGAGGCGCCCTCATGTCGTGCTTGTTCCAGCTCCGTTACAAGGACATCTAAGCCCCATGCTTGAGTTAGGAACTCTTCTTCATTCAAAGGGTTTCTCCATCATTATAGCACACGCTATCTTCAACTCTCCTGATCCAAGTAACCACCCTGAATTCACTTTCCTCCCCATTCCAGACAACTTAAGTGCTGGAAATGCTGCTCCAGCAAATCTTCTGACTCTTATAACCACTATGAACAgtaattgtgaagcccctttgAGGGAAATCTTGGCTCAACTCATGAACAAAAATGAGCAACATGATCAGATAtgttgtatagtttatgatatgataatgtattgttctGGTGCAGTAGCTGAACAACTGCAGCTTCCTTGCATGATTCTGCGGACAAGTTCTGCTTCTGCTGCAGTAGCTTACGAGTCCCTCCCGCGTCTTTATGCAGAAGGGTATATTCCGCTGCAAG ATTCAAAGTTGCAAGATGTAGTTCCTTGGCTTCCTCCCCTGAGGTTTAAGGATTTAGCTACTGCTGATATGGGAAATATTGAAGACATATTAGAAATATCAGCTATAACAAACAATACAAGAAATGCAATAGCCCTCATCTGGAATACTGTCGATCATCTTGAGCACACAGCATTGGCACAAATTCAAGAAATCTATCCACTTAAATTCTTTCCAGTAGGTCCCATACATAAAATGGCCCCACCTACATCCACTAGCTTGTTGGAAGCAGACATCAATTGCATGGCATGGCTTGACAAGCAAGCGCCTCATTCAGTCATCTACGTAAGCATTGGGAGCATCGCAATCATGGAAGAGACAGAACTGGCTGAAATAGCCTGGGGCCTAGCCAACAGCAACCAACCATTCTTGTGGGTGGTAAGGCCTGGCTCAGTTTCTGGATCAGAATGGATTGAATTGTTGCCAGAAGGTTTCAAAGAAGCAGTTGGAGAAAGAGGCTGCATAGTGAAATGGACACCACAAAGAAAGGTACTGGCACATGTTGCAGTGGGAGGATTCTGGAGCCACTGCGGCTGGAATTCCACCTTGGAAAGTATCAGCGAAGGTGTTCCAATGATATGTCGGCCTTGTTTTGCTGACCAAAATATCAGTGCAAGATACCTGAGTGAGTTGTGGAAAGTAGGCCTTCATATGGATGGCCAGCTGGATAGAGTGAAGATCGCGACAACTATTAAAAGACTAATGGTGGACGAAGAAGGAAAGGAGATTAGGCAGAATGCAAAGTCTATGAAGGAAAAGACCAACCTAAGTGTTAGTAAAGGAGGTTCTTCCTACAGCTCTCTAAATGAATTGGCCGAGCTGATCTTGTAA
- the LOC108207467 gene encoding UDP-glucose iridoid glucosyltransferase has product MEKQEDRRPHRLVLVLFPLQGHTTPMLQLGSLLYSRGFSITIAHTSFNPPNPINHPHFHFLLLPDKTHYSLNSGTPKIKDLESINLNCQAPLKEFLELQKQRTYSQVAGVIHDSLMYFAAAVANDYKIPSLVLRTSSAAFAQTYVALPRLLAEGSLVFEDSMLHELVPQLNPLRFKDLPVSRENMEVTLKLMDILRNSKSSSALIINTLDCFEQLPLFQLRQHFQVPIFGIGPLSRMASASSTSFLEEEASCIAWLNTQAPKSVLYISKGSLAMSDEKELREIAWGLVNSEQPFLWVVRPGSVSGSDWTESLPQGFIEHVGERGLIVKWAPQKEVLAHCAVGGFWTHCGWNSVMESLSEGVPMICSPQFFDQKVNARYITHTWKVGLELEGELERGDIERSIRKLVAGTEGVEIRQRAIEWKQMIDVSILEGGSTYNALNDLTEFLLTNKILPN; this is encoded by the exons ATGGAGAAGCAAGAAGATCGAAGGCCTCATCGTTTGGTTCTGGTACTATTTCCACTACAAGGCCACACCACTCCAATGCTTCAGCTTGGGAGTCTTCTCTATTCCAGGGGCTTTTCCATTACAATAGCACACACTAGCTTCAACCCACCTAATCCAATTAACCATCCTCATTTCCACTTTCTACTCTTACCAgacaaaacacattattctcTCAACTCAGGTACACCTAAGATTAAAGACTTAGAGAGTATCAACCTCAATTGCCAAGCACCACTGAAGGAGTTCTTGGAACTCCAGAAACAGAGGACCTATAGTCAGGTGGCCGGAGTTATACATGATTCCCTCATGTACTTTGCAGCAGCTGTTGCTAATGATTATAAGATTCCGAGCCTTGTCCTGAGGACTAGCAGTGCTGCTTTTGCCCAAACATATGTCGCCCTGCCTCGCCTCCTAGCAGAAGGTTCCCTTGTTTTTGAAG ATTCTATGTTGCATGAGCTAGTACCTCAGCTTAATCCCTTGAGGTTTAAGGATCTACCAGTATCTCGGGAAAACATGGAAGTCACTCTAAAACTTATGGATATTTTAAGAAACTCCAAAAGCTCTTCAGCTCTGATTATTAACACCTTAGATTGCTTTGAGCAATTACCTCTGTTCCAGCTTCGGCAGCACTTCCAAGTTCCTATATTTGGAATAGGCCCCCTATCGAGAATGGCATCAGCTTCATCCACTAGTTTTCTGGAAGAGGAGGCAAGCTGCATTGCATGGCTGAATACTCAAGCCCCTAAATCTGTTCTTTATATAAGCAAAGGGAGTCTGGCAATGAGTGATGAGAAAGAGTTGAGGGAGATAGCTTGGGGACTGGTGAACAGCGAGCAACCATTTTTATGGGTGGTTCGACCTGGATCAGTCAGTGGCTCGGACTGGACTGAATCACTGCCACAAGGTTTCATAGAACATGTTGGAGAAAGAGGTTTGATCGTAAAGTGGGCACCACAAAAGGAGGTATTAGCACACTGTGCAGTGGGAGGCTTCTGGACTCATTGTGGCTGGAATTCAGTCATGGAGAGTCTTTCTGAAGGGGTCCCTATGATATGTAGTCCGCAGTTTTTTGACCAGAAGGTGAATGCAAGGTACATTACGCACACATGGAAAGTTGGCTTGGAATTGGAGGGTGAACTGGAGAGAGGGGATATAGAGAGGTCCATAAGGAAATTAGTGGCAGGGACAGAAGGGGTTGAAATAAGGCAGAGAGCCATCGAATGGAAGCAAATGATTGATGTCTCTATACTTGAGGGAGGTTCTACTTACAATGCACTGAATGACTTGACAGAGTTCCTCTTGACTAATAAGATTTTACCAAATTAA
- the LOC135150630 gene encoding UDP-glucose iridoid glucosyltransferase-like, producing MWDAKLSTLTIEKMENQSAGRLVLVIFPLQGHTTPMLQLGNVLHSKGFAITIAHTRFNPPNPSNHPHFSFLLLPDTLPYSETSATPSIYDVGNINRDCHAPLQEFLELQKQTADSDQVVGIIYDALMYFAATVADHIKIPRLVLMTSSASFDQTFVTIPRLLAQGSFPFEDSKLHDPVPQLNPLRFKDLPVPKENMVETLQFLDTASKLKSFSAIILNTIDCLEESSLFQLQEHYKVPVFRIGPLSKLAPALSTSFIKEETSCIAWLNDQAAKSVLYVSRGSLAVSDEKELAETFWGLANSGQPFLWVVRPGSVSGSEWTEVLPRDFKEIIGERGLIVKWAPQKEILAHSAVGGFWSHCGWNSTMESLSEGVPMICSPQFLDQKVTARYLTYVWEVGLELDDVLDRQNIERSIRRLMTGREGNEMRQRAIKLKQMINVSILKGGSSFNSLNDLTEFILTENLPPNKSSSESKLGDNF from the exons ATGTGGGATGCAAAACTATCAACTTTAACCATAGAGAAGATGGAAAACCAAAGTGCTGGACGTTTGGTTCTGGTAATATTTCCACTCCAAGGCCATACCACCCCAATGCTTCAGCTTGGTAATGTCCTGCACTCCAAGGGCTTTGCTATTACTATAGCACACACTCGATTCAACCCTCCAAATCCTTCTAACCATCCTCATTTCAGCTTCCTGCTCTTACCAGATACCTTACCTTACTCTGAGACATCAGCTACTCCTAGTATTTACGATGTAGGGAATATTAATCGCGACTGCCATGCACCACTGCAGGAGTTCCTGGAACTCCAGAAACAGACGGCGGATAGTGATCAGGTGGTTGGAATAATATATGATGCTCTCATGTACTTTGCAGCAACGGTTGCTGATCATATCAAAATTCCAAGACTCGTGCTCATGACTAGCAGTGCCAGCTTTGATCAAACTTTTGTCACAATTCCTCGCCTCCTAGCTCAAGGTTCTTTTCCTTTTGAAG ATTCTAAGTTGCATGATCCAGTACCTCAGCTGAACCCCCTCAGGTTTAAGGATTTACCAGTACCGAAAGAGAACATGGTCGAGACACTGCAGTTCCTTGATACTGCAAGCAAACTGAAAAGCTTTTCAGCCATTATCTTAAACACCATAGATTGCCTTGAAGAATCATCTTTGTTCCAACTCCAGGAGCATTACAAAGTTCCTGTATTCCGAATAGGCCCTCTATCCAAATTGGCACCAGCCTTGTCCACTAGTTTCATAAAAGAAGAAACCAGCTGCATTGCGTGGCTGAATGATCAAGCAGCCAAATCTGTTCTATACGTAAGTAGAGGGAGCCTGGCGGTTAGTGATGAAAAAGAGTTAGCAGAGACATTTTGGGGACTGGCAAATAGTGGCCAGCCATTCTTATGGGTGGTTCGACCTGGCTCAGTCAGTGGCTCAGAGTGGACTGAAGTACTGCCTAGAGATTTCAAAGAAATCATTGGAGAAAGAGGCTTGATAGTGAAGTGGGCTCCTCAGAAGGAGATCTTAGCGCATAGTGCAGTAGGAGGGTTTTGGAGCCATTGCGGTTGGAATTCAACCATGGAGAGTCTTTCTGAAGGGGTCCCCATGATATGCAGTCCGCAATTTCTTGATCAGAAGGTAACTGCAAGATACCTTACGTACGTATGGGAAGTTGGATTGGAATTGGATGATGTGTTAGATAGACAAAATATAGAGAGGTCCATAAGAAGATTAATGACAGGCAGAGAAGGGAATGAAATGAGGCAAAGAGCCATCAAACTGAAGCAAATGATTAATGTTTCCATACTTAAGGGTGGTTCCTCCTTTAATTCCCTCAATGACTTGACAGAGTTCATCTTGACCGAGAATTTGCCACCAAACAAAAGTTCTTCAGAGTCAAAGCTAGGCGATAATTTCTAG
- the LOC108209872 gene encoding UDP-glucose iridoid glucosyltransferase isoform X3, with amino-acid sequence MENQRLGRLVLVIYPLQGHATPVLQLGDVLHSKGFAITIAHTSVDDFEAINRDCHAPLQELLELKEQRVDCQVVGIIFDSLMYFAATVADHIKIPRLVFMTSNAAFYQAFAAIPRLMAEGFFPFQDSMLHEIVPQQYPLRFKDLPVLRENMDMMQKLIDLASNFQKFSAIILNTVDFLEQSSLLQLQQQYQVPVFQVGPLSKLAPAISTSFLKEDSNCIAWLDNQTANSVLYVSKGSLSMSDSKELTETFWGLANSGQSFLWVVRPGSVSGSEWTEVLPKDFKEIIGERGLIVKWAPQKEVLTHSAVGGFWSHCGWNSTMESLSEGVPMICSPQFFDQKVIARYITHEWKVGLELDGELERGGIERCIRTLMVGKNGAEMRERATELKQMTSVSIHEGGSSYNSLIELTEFLLANNIPQN; translated from the exons ATGGAAAACCAGAGGCTTGGACGTTTGGTTCTGGTAATATATCCACTACAAGGCCATGCCACTCCAGTGCTTCAGCTCGGAGATGTCCTTCACTCCAAAGGCTTTGCCATCACCATAGCACACACTAG TGTTGACGATTTTGAGGCTATTAATCGCGACTGCCATGCACCACTGCAGGAGTTATTGGAGCTCAAGGAACAGAGGGTGGATTGTCAGGTGGTTGGAATTATATTTGATTCTCTTATGTACTTTGCAGCAACTGTTGCTGATCATATCAAAATTCCGAGACTTGTGTTCATGACCAGCAATGCTGCCTTTTACCAAGCATTCGCTGCAATTCCTCGTCTCATGGCAGAAGGTTTCTTCCCTTTTCAAG ATTCCATGTTGCATGAGATAGTACCTCAGCAATACCCCCTTAGGTTTAAGGATCTACCAGTACTCAGAGAAAACATGGACATGATGCAGAAGCTCATTGATCTCGCAAGCAACTTCCAAAAATTTTCAGCCATTATCTTAAACACCGTAGATTTCTTGGAGCAATCATCTTTGTTGCAGCTTCAGCAGCAATATCAAGTTCCCGTGTTCCAAGTAGGCCCTCTATCGAAATTGGCACCAGCCATATCCACTAGTTTCTTAAAAGAGGACTCTAACTGCATTGCATGGCTGGATAATCAAACAGCTAACTCTGTTCTTTATGTAAGCAAAGGGAGCCTGTCAATGAGTGATTCAAAAGAGTTAACAGAGACATTTTGGGGACTGGCAAACAGTGGCCAATCGTTCTTATGGGTGGTTCGACCTGGCTCAGTTAGCGGCTCAGAGTGGACTGAAGTACTGCCAAAAGATTTCAAAGAAATCATTGGAGAAAGAGGCTTGATAGTGAAGTGGGCTCCTCAGAAGGAGGTATTAACACATTCTGCAGTAGGAGGGTTTTGGAGCCATTGCGGCTGGAATTCAACCATGGAGAGTCTTTCTGAAGGAGTCCCTATGATATGCTCTCCCCAGTTTTTTGACCAGAAGGTGATTGCAAGATACATCACCCATGAATGGAAAGTCGGTCTGGAACTGGATGGTGAGTTGGAGAGAGGGGGAATAGAGAGGTGCATACGAACATTAATGGTTGGCAAAAATGGCGCGGAAATGAGGGAGAGAGCAACTGAGTTGAAGCAAATGACAAGTGTTTCTATACATGAGGGAGGTTCTTCTTATAATTCACTGATTGAGTTGACAGAGTTCCTCTTGGCCAATAATATTCCCCAAAATTGA
- the LOC108209872 gene encoding UDP-glucose iridoid glucosyltransferase isoform X1 encodes MENQRLGRLVLVIYPLQGHATPVLQLGDVLHSKGFAITIAHTRFNPPNPSNHPHFSFLLLPDNLPYSDTSQTPSVDDFEAINRDCHAPLQELLELKEQRVDCQVVGIIFDSLMYFAATVADHIKIPRLVFMTSNAAFYQAFAAIPRLMAEGFFPFQDSMLHEIVPQQYPLRFKDLPVLRENMDMMQKLIDLASNFQKFSAIILNTVDFLEQSSLLQLQQQYQVPVFQVGPLSKLAPAISTSFLKEDSNCIAWLDNQTANSVLYVSKGSLSMSDSKELTETFWGLANSGQSFLWVVRPGSVSGSEWTEVLPKDFKEIIGERGLIVKWAPQKEVLTHSAVGGFWSHCGWNSTMESLSEGVPMICSPQFFDQKVIARYITHEWKVGLELDGELERGGIERCIRTLMVGKNGAEMRERATELKQMTSVSIHEGGSSYNSLIELTEFLLANNIPQN; translated from the exons ATGGAAAACCAGAGGCTTGGACGTTTGGTTCTGGTAATATATCCACTACAAGGCCATGCCACTCCAGTGCTTCAGCTCGGAGATGTCCTTCACTCCAAAGGCTTTGCCATCACCATAGCACACACTAGGTTCAATCCTCCGAATCCTTCTAACCATCCTCATTTTAGCTTTTTACTCTTACCAGACAACTTACCTTATTCTGATACATCACAAACTCCCAGTGTTGACGATTTTGAGGCTATTAATCGCGACTGCCATGCACCACTGCAGGAGTTATTGGAGCTCAAGGAACAGAGGGTGGATTGTCAGGTGGTTGGAATTATATTTGATTCTCTTATGTACTTTGCAGCAACTGTTGCTGATCATATCAAAATTCCGAGACTTGTGTTCATGACCAGCAATGCTGCCTTTTACCAAGCATTCGCTGCAATTCCTCGTCTCATGGCAGAAGGTTTCTTCCCTTTTCAAG ATTCCATGTTGCATGAGATAGTACCTCAGCAATACCCCCTTAGGTTTAAGGATCTACCAGTACTCAGAGAAAACATGGACATGATGCAGAAGCTCATTGATCTCGCAAGCAACTTCCAAAAATTTTCAGCCATTATCTTAAACACCGTAGATTTCTTGGAGCAATCATCTTTGTTGCAGCTTCAGCAGCAATATCAAGTTCCCGTGTTCCAAGTAGGCCCTCTATCGAAATTGGCACCAGCCATATCCACTAGTTTCTTAAAAGAGGACTCTAACTGCATTGCATGGCTGGATAATCAAACAGCTAACTCTGTTCTTTATGTAAGCAAAGGGAGCCTGTCAATGAGTGATTCAAAAGAGTTAACAGAGACATTTTGGGGACTGGCAAACAGTGGCCAATCGTTCTTATGGGTGGTTCGACCTGGCTCAGTTAGCGGCTCAGAGTGGACTGAAGTACTGCCAAAAGATTTCAAAGAAATCATTGGAGAAAGAGGCTTGATAGTGAAGTGGGCTCCTCAGAAGGAGGTATTAACACATTCTGCAGTAGGAGGGTTTTGGAGCCATTGCGGCTGGAATTCAACCATGGAGAGTCTTTCTGAAGGAGTCCCTATGATATGCTCTCCCCAGTTTTTTGACCAGAAGGTGATTGCAAGATACATCACCCATGAATGGAAAGTCGGTCTGGAACTGGATGGTGAGTTGGAGAGAGGGGGAATAGAGAGGTGCATACGAACATTAATGGTTGGCAAAAATGGCGCGGAAATGAGGGAGAGAGCAACTGAGTTGAAGCAAATGACAAGTGTTTCTATACATGAGGGAGGTTCTTCTTATAATTCACTGATTGAGTTGACAGAGTTCCTCTTGGCCAATAATATTCCCCAAAATTGA
- the LOC108209872 gene encoding UDP-glucose iridoid glucosyltransferase isoform X4 yields MYFAATVADHIKIPRLVFMTSNAAFYQAFAAIPRLMAEGFFPFQDSMLHEIVPQQYPLRFKDLPVLRENMDMMQKLIDLASNFQKFSAIILNTVDFLEQSSLLQLQQQYQVPVFQVGPLSKLAPAISTSFLKEDSNCIAWLDNQTANSVLYVSKGSLSMSDSKELTETFWGLANSGQSFLWVVRPGSVSGSEWTEVLPKDFKEIIGERGLIVKWAPQKEVLTHSAVGGFWSHCGWNSTMESLSEGVPMICSPQFFDQKVIARYITHEWKVGLELDGELERGGIERCIRTLMVGKNGAEMRERATELKQMTSVSIHEGGSSYNSLIELTEFLLANNIPQN; encoded by the exons ATGTACTTTGCAGCAACTGTTGCTGATCATATCAAAATTCCGAGACTTGTGTTCATGACCAGCAATGCTGCCTTTTACCAAGCATTCGCTGCAATTCCTCGTCTCATGGCAGAAGGTTTCTTCCCTTTTCAAG ATTCCATGTTGCATGAGATAGTACCTCAGCAATACCCCCTTAGGTTTAAGGATCTACCAGTACTCAGAGAAAACATGGACATGATGCAGAAGCTCATTGATCTCGCAAGCAACTTCCAAAAATTTTCAGCCATTATCTTAAACACCGTAGATTTCTTGGAGCAATCATCTTTGTTGCAGCTTCAGCAGCAATATCAAGTTCCCGTGTTCCAAGTAGGCCCTCTATCGAAATTGGCACCAGCCATATCCACTAGTTTCTTAAAAGAGGACTCTAACTGCATTGCATGGCTGGATAATCAAACAGCTAACTCTGTTCTTTATGTAAGCAAAGGGAGCCTGTCAATGAGTGATTCAAAAGAGTTAACAGAGACATTTTGGGGACTGGCAAACAGTGGCCAATCGTTCTTATGGGTGGTTCGACCTGGCTCAGTTAGCGGCTCAGAGTGGACTGAAGTACTGCCAAAAGATTTCAAAGAAATCATTGGAGAAAGAGGCTTGATAGTGAAGTGGGCTCCTCAGAAGGAGGTATTAACACATTCTGCAGTAGGAGGGTTTTGGAGCCATTGCGGCTGGAATTCAACCATGGAGAGTCTTTCTGAAGGAGTCCCTATGATATGCTCTCCCCAGTTTTTTGACCAGAAGGTGATTGCAAGATACATCACCCATGAATGGAAAGTCGGTCTGGAACTGGATGGTGAGTTGGAGAGAGGGGGAATAGAGAGGTGCATACGAACATTAATGGTTGGCAAAAATGGCGCGGAAATGAGGGAGAGAGCAACTGAGTTGAAGCAAATGACAAGTGTTTCTATACATGAGGGAGGTTCTTCTTATAATTCACTGATTGAGTTGACAGAGTTCCTCTTGGCCAATAATATTCCCCAAAATTGA
- the LOC108209872 gene encoding UDP-glucose iridoid glucosyltransferase isoform X2: MENQRLGRLVLVIYPLQGHATPVLQLGDVLHSKGFAITIAHTRFNPPNPSNHPHFSFLLLPDNLPYSDTSQTPSVDDFEAINRDCHAPLQELLELKEQRVDCQVVGIIFDSLMYFAATVADHIKIPRLVFMTSNAAFYQAFAAIPRLMAEGFFPFQVPQQYPLRFKDLPVLRENMDMMQKLIDLASNFQKFSAIILNTVDFLEQSSLLQLQQQYQVPVFQVGPLSKLAPAISTSFLKEDSNCIAWLDNQTANSVLYVSKGSLSMSDSKELTETFWGLANSGQSFLWVVRPGSVSGSEWTEVLPKDFKEIIGERGLIVKWAPQKEVLTHSAVGGFWSHCGWNSTMESLSEGVPMICSPQFFDQKVIARYITHEWKVGLELDGELERGGIERCIRTLMVGKNGAEMRERATELKQMTSVSIHEGGSSYNSLIELTEFLLANNIPQN, translated from the exons ATGGAAAACCAGAGGCTTGGACGTTTGGTTCTGGTAATATATCCACTACAAGGCCATGCCACTCCAGTGCTTCAGCTCGGAGATGTCCTTCACTCCAAAGGCTTTGCCATCACCATAGCACACACTAGGTTCAATCCTCCGAATCCTTCTAACCATCCTCATTTTAGCTTTTTACTCTTACCAGACAACTTACCTTATTCTGATACATCACAAACTCCCAGTGTTGACGATTTTGAGGCTATTAATCGCGACTGCCATGCACCACTGCAGGAGTTATTGGAGCTCAAGGAACAGAGGGTGGATTGTCAGGTGGTTGGAATTATATTTGATTCTCTTATGTACTTTGCAGCAACTGTTGCTGATCATATCAAAATTCCGAGACTTGTGTTCATGACCAGCAATGCTGCCTTTTACCAAGCATTCGCTGCAATTCCTCGTCTCATGGCAGAAGGTTTCTTCCCTTTTCAAG TACCTCAGCAATACCCCCTTAGGTTTAAGGATCTACCAGTACTCAGAGAAAACATGGACATGATGCAGAAGCTCATTGATCTCGCAAGCAACTTCCAAAAATTTTCAGCCATTATCTTAAACACCGTAGATTTCTTGGAGCAATCATCTTTGTTGCAGCTTCAGCAGCAATATCAAGTTCCCGTGTTCCAAGTAGGCCCTCTATCGAAATTGGCACCAGCCATATCCACTAGTTTCTTAAAAGAGGACTCTAACTGCATTGCATGGCTGGATAATCAAACAGCTAACTCTGTTCTTTATGTAAGCAAAGGGAGCCTGTCAATGAGTGATTCAAAAGAGTTAACAGAGACATTTTGGGGACTGGCAAACAGTGGCCAATCGTTCTTATGGGTGGTTCGACCTGGCTCAGTTAGCGGCTCAGAGTGGACTGAAGTACTGCCAAAAGATTTCAAAGAAATCATTGGAGAAAGAGGCTTGATAGTGAAGTGGGCTCCTCAGAAGGAGGTATTAACACATTCTGCAGTAGGAGGGTTTTGGAGCCATTGCGGCTGGAATTCAACCATGGAGAGTCTTTCTGAAGGAGTCCCTATGATATGCTCTCCCCAGTTTTTTGACCAGAAGGTGATTGCAAGATACATCACCCATGAATGGAAAGTCGGTCTGGAACTGGATGGTGAGTTGGAGAGAGGGGGAATAGAGAGGTGCATACGAACATTAATGGTTGGCAAAAATGGCGCGGAAATGAGGGAGAGAGCAACTGAGTTGAAGCAAATGACAAGTGTTTCTATACATGAGGGAGGTTCTTCTTATAATTCACTGATTGAGTTGACAGAGTTCCTCTTGGCCAATAATATTCCCCAAAATTGA